The DNA region ATGGAAAGCATGGACCCAGAAACCAAGATTTAGAAATGAGGATAAATTCTCTTGTTTTCAGCACTTTGATTTGTAGGCTAAGAACTGTTTCCAAGGATTTCAAGTGTAGACTCTGATGAACTGGGGATCCTTATGCCCCCTaaacaagaaaaaggatgacGGTCTTTGCAGAAGTCACAGGGAAAGTGGGTTGCTGTAGCACGGTGTGGTAGGGATGACTTTTGCCTAGCATCTAGAAGTgctatttaaaatattcatgaaatgttGGAATTGAAAACAGCAAAGCTACTGAGGACTTGTATGTTCTCAGAAGGAGGACATCCTCCCTTACAGGTTGAGAAAAGATCCAGAATGTTCTATTCAGGGCGTGGGGGCAGGCAGACAAAACACAGGCTTGCATGTTACAGAGATCACTTGTCAGTTCAAACAAATCCTGGGCAGCTATGCACATTTCTATTGTTCCCGAGGCAATgtgttttttattggttattttatttatttacatttcatatgttatccctttcctggtttcccctctggaaactccctatttcattccccctctccctgcttcatgagggtgctcccccacccaccccctccctcccactaTACTACACTGGCATTCCCAAACACTGGGGTatcgagtcttcacaggaccaatcaCTACTCTTCCCTTTAATGCcacataaggccatcctctgctacctatgcagctggagccatgggtccctccatgtgtactctttggtaggtggtctagtttctgggagctctggaggtctggttggttgatactgttgttcttcctatggattgcaaaccccttcagctccttcagtccttgctttaacttctccattggggtccccttgttgagtccaatggttggctgtgagcatcaacatctgtatttgtcaggctctggcaaagcctctcaggagacagatgtatcaggctgctgtcagcaagaacttcttggcatctgcaagagtgtctgggtttggtgcctgtatatggGACGGATCCCAAGGCggaacagtctctggatgacctttttttcagtccctgttccaccctttgtccctgtatttcttcctgtgagtattttgttctcccttctaagaaggagtgaagtgtccacattttggtcttccttcttcttggacttcacatgatctgtgaatttttccttaggtattccaagctttttggctaatatacgcttatcagtgagtgcatacaatgtgtgttttattgtgattgggttacctcattcaggatgatgatttttagttccatccatttgcctaagagtttcatgaagttatcgtttttaataactgagtagtattccattgtgtagatgtaccacattttctgtatccattcctctgttgaagggcatctgggttctttccagcttctggctattacgaataaggctgctatgaacatagtggagcatatgtctttgttatatgttggagcatcttttgggtgtatgcccaggtgtggtatagctcagtcctcagatagtactatgtccaattttctgaggaacctccaaactgatttccagagtgattgtaccagtgtgcaatcccaccaaaaatggagtattcctctttctccacgtccttgacagcatctgttgtcacctgagtttttgatcttagccattctgactggtatgaggtagtatctcagggttgttttgatttgcattttccttatgactaaggatgttgaacatttatttcttggataatttgtttacatttctttttaaaattatttttattaaatatttttatttacattgctttaaaaatttaaaacagtagATTATTCAAAAatatagattttcttttatttattagatattttttatttacatttcaaatgttatcccatttcccagttattataaatatggctgctatgaacatagtggagcatgtgtacttgttatatgttggagcatcttttgtgtatatgcccaggagtggtatagctgggtcctcaggtaatactttTTCCAATTTTCCGAGAAACCTccagacatttctttaggtgctactGAGCCATTCCATagtcctcatttgagaattctttatttagttctgtaccctatttttaaataggattatttgattctctggagtctaacttcttgagttctttgtatatattagatattagtcctctattggatatatgattggtaaagagctttccccagtctgttggttgccattttgtcgtaCTGACAGTGTTGTTTGCctgaaagaagctttgcaattttatgaggttccatttgtcaattcttgatcttagaacataagccattggtgttctgttcaggaaattatccaTTGTGCctatatgtttgaggctcttccccactttctcttctattagtttcagggtATCTGGCTTTacgtagaggtctttgatccacttggacttgagctttgtatagggacATAAGAAtgcatcaatttgcattcttctacatgctgacctccagttgaaccagcaccatttgttgaaaatggtatcttttttccattgaatagttttatctcctttgttacatatcaagtgaccataggtatataggttcatttctgcgtcttcaattctattccatttatctacctgcctgtctctgtaccaacaacatgcagttttttatcatgattgttctgtcatacagcttgaggtcagggatggtgattcccccagaagttcttttatttttgaggatagttttggctactctcttttttttttgttattccaaatgaatttgcaagttgctctttctaactttttgaagaattgagtaggaattttgatgaggattgcattgaatatgtagattgcttttggcaagatggccattttttaaatattaatccttccaatccatgagaatgggaaatctttctatcttccgagatcttcttcaatttctttcttcagagacttgaagttcttgccatacatatatttcacttgcttggttagagtcacacagaggtatttttatgttttttgtgactattgtgaagggtgtcatttccctaatttctttctcagcctgttcatcctttgagtagaggaaggctactgatttgtttgagttaattttatacccagccactttgctgaaggtgtttatcaggtttagtagtactctggtggaacttttgggatcacttaaatatactatcatatcatctgcaaatagtgatattttgacttcttcttttctgatttgtatccccttgatctccttttgttgactgatttctctggctagaactctaagaactatattgaataagtaggaagagagtgggcagccttgtctagtccctgattttagtgggattgcttcaagttcctctccatttagtttaatgttagctactggtttgctgtatatggcttttactatgtttaggtatggaccttgaattcctgatctttccaagacttttaacatgaagtggggttgatttttgtcaaatgctttttcaacatctaatgagatgatcatgtgttttttcccttgagtttgctTGTATAGTGTATTACTtggatggattttcatatattgaaacatccttgaaacatccatgggatgaagcctacttgatcatggtgaatgatcgcTTTGATatattcttgaattcagtttttgataatttaattgagtatttttgcattgatttgCATGAAGGGAATtagttctgaagttctctttctttgtagggtctttgtgtagtttaggtataggtgtaactgtggcttcaaagaacaaattggttagtgttccttctgtttctatttcatggaatagcTTGAAGAGTATTGGGattagttcttctatgaaggtctgatagaattctgaactaaaccctgGTTGGGGGACTTtcaatgactacttctatttctttaggggttataaaactatttagatggtttaatgggattctgatttaactttggtacctggtatctgtctagaaaattgtccatttcctccagattttccagttttgttgaatataaacttttgcagtaggatctgataattttttgaatttcctcagtttctgttgttatgtgtcccttttcgtttctgattttgttaacttgtatactgtctctgtgccctcttgttattCTGTCTAagggtctatctatcttgttgatttttctcaaataacaagctcctggttttgttgattctctgtatagttctttttttcttcttggttgatatCAGTTCTTGGATGAATTTCCTTCttattgttctagagcttttaggtgtgctgtcaagctgttagggtatgctttctctaatttctctttGGAAGCACTTAGatctattagttttcctcttagtactcctttcattgtgtcccataagtttgggtatgctgtgccttcattattattgaattctaaaaagtctttaatttttttatttcttccttgaccaagttatcattgagtagagcattgttattgaattctaaaaagtctttaatttttttatttcttccttgaccaagttatcattgagtagagcattgtttaacttccatgtatatgtggcctttctgtcatttttgttgttattgaagaccagccttagtccatggtgatctgataggatgcatggggacttgttttgtgaccaattatatggtcaatttttgaaaaggtaccatgaggtgatataagaaggtatattattttgttttaggatgaaatgttctatagatgtctgttaaatccatttgggtaataacttttgttagtttcactgtgtctctgtttagtttctgttccatgtccattaatgagagtggggtgttgaaatctcctactattattgtctgtggtgcaatgtatgctttgtgtgttagtaaaatttcttttatgaatgtgggtgcccttacatttggagcataggtgttcagaattgagagtacatcttggtggatttttcctttgatgtgtattaagtttcctttcttatctttttaaatacattttggttgaaagttagttttatttgatattagaatgactacttcagcttgtttcttgggaccattttcttggaaaaatatTTCCCAGCCTTTCCCTTttaggtagtgtctatctttgtcactgagatgcatTTCCAGTATgcaccaaaatgctgggtcctgtttacatattcaatctgatagtctatgtctttttattgagggacggactccattgatgttaagagatgttaaggaataatgattcctattatttttgttgttagaggtggaattatgtttgtgtggctctcttcttttggtttcattgcagggagattactttcttgcttttgctagggtgtagtttccttctttctgttggagttttccatctattattctttgtagggctgggtttgtggaaagatattatatacatttggttttgtcatggaatatcttggtttctccatctatgttaattgagagtttgctagatatagtagcctgggctggcagttgtgttctcttagggtctgcatgacatctgcccaggatcttctggctttcatagtctctggtgagaagtctgatataattatgataggtctgcctttatacgttacttgacctttttcccttactgcttttaatattctttgttttgtgtgtttggtgttttgactattatgtgacgggaggaatttcttttctggtctaatctatttggagttctgtaggcttcttgtatgtctataggcatctctttctttaggttagggtagttttcttctataattttgttgaagacatttatgggccctttaagttgggaatcttcactctcttttatacttatttttcttgggtttgatcctctcattgtttcctggatttcctggatgttttgtattaggtgctttttgcattttactttatctttgatggcgtgtcaatgttttctatgatatcttctgcctctgacattttctcttctatctcttgtattctgttggtgatggttgtgtatatgactcctgatctctttcctaggttttctatctccagagttgtctcctttcgtgatttctttattgtttctatttccattgttaaatcctggatggttttgatcAATtacttcacctatttggttgtgttttcctataattctttaagggatttttgtgtttcctctttaagggcttctacttgcttatctGTGTTGTCCAATATTTTTTTAAggggggttatttatgtccttcttaatgtcctctatcatcatcatgagatgtgattttaaatctaaagctttttcagtgtgtttgtatattcagtatttgctttggtgggagaactggtctctgatgtttccaagtagtcttggttactgttgcttaggttcctgtgcttgcctcttgccatcaggttgtctgtggtgttagctggtcttgctgtctctaacagtaGTTTGATCCTCCTGTAAGTTTGTGCattagcactcctgtagacctcttttctttcaaccatatctgggaacagagagttgcTCCTTGGTTTGTGTCCTGAAGTCTCCAggtgggtcacttggagcagaagagttgttccttccttctgctctcaggtgtgtcagggcTCCTGATGACTGGATTTtagttctgggcacagccagaaactggaaggttcctgctgctgactgctcctatgttctttgttttgtgcatttggtgttttgactattatgtgatgggaggaatttcttttctggtccaatctatttagagttctgtaggcttcttgtatgtttatgggcatctctttcttgtCCAGGACAAGAAGGCATTTTTAATAAAGTGGAAAATTATCTCTCAGCTTCAGGCACACTGCTGTATAATCTACTTTCTCACTGGTCTCAACTCATGGCTTGAGACCCCTATAGAAGTTTCATGTCAGATATCCTTTCCTGCTTGGGATCCTTCTCTAAGGGTTCTTCAGGGAAGCTGATACATGGGAATCTCCAGAATTCCACAGACTCCTCCTACAATCCCATGCCTTTAGTTTATAGCCCCAAAGACAGATGGCAGAAGATCCTTATCTTTTTGTATCTCTAGTACAGGTTCTTTCCATACACCAACCCTCTCTCAGCCTGGCAGAAGCATCCatgaacaaaaatgaagaaaagcccaattacacatttcattttttatcataGACATCCTTTTTCAGAATCTCAGTGGTACATGCtttaaccaaccagatcccccatagctcccagggaccaaatcaCCATCCTAAGAGTACACTTCCtaagacctatggctccagccacatatgcaacagaggatggccttataggGTATCAATgacaggagaggcccttggtcctctcaaggcttgatgccttagtgtaggggaatgtcaggatggggaggtgggagggagtgggtgggtgagtggtggaacacctcatagaagcatggagagatagcaggtttctgaaggggaaactggaaaaggggataatatttgaaatgtaaataaaaaacccgataaaacaaaaaaaatgttaaaaaaagaaggagggagaaaaacaagagaaagaattaataaaatcttCAGCTACAATGGGGAAGGTTATAGGTCTTAGTGAGGAAGCTACAACTGTTGGTTTGGTAAACCTACATGATGGACATGGTAAATGGCCCTGTCAGCTTGCCTTCTAAATAACTGTGTCTGTCTCCATTAATCAGTTCTGCTGCCTACTTCTGTCTGAAAGCTTCTTCTTGCAGTGGTGAGTGGTAGCTGAAGAGACTCATAACTTGTCATTAGAAAGCCACGAAAAGAATCTGTCACCACTTCCAAGGCTAAGGGAATATTGCAGAAGAGAGTTTGGGAAGACTAGGAGGGCTCAAGGTTGGAgtggagtactgggaagtgctgTCTTCTGAGGATGATATGACTAATGCATTTCTTGAACTCAGGGCTGTTGTGTTTACCGGAGGAGGGGCTCATGTGGCCCTATCCTTCTCTGAGGGTAGTGGCCATAAGATTAGTGGttgagggggaaaggagaggtaTCTCTTCATGGCTGTAAATAACCTTTCAGAGACACTCCTCCAAGCAACTCTCATTAAACTCAttaagatcacacacacacacacacacacacacacacacacacacacacacaaccacacacgcgcgcgtgcacgcgaACGTGAAAGTAGAGATGGGAAGTGAGTAACGGGATGAATATGAtcagaatacattatatacatgtgtggaaACATCAAAGCAAAGCTgattattatgtataattattacatggtaataaaaaaataaaaattctgccACAGaatagaagggaaaggaagaagacattaaaatttttttaatgatttcttttgtCCTTAGTATCTTGTTATCCAATGTTGAATGTACCTATACTAGGTTTATCAACAACCCAAGCATAGGCTGATATTGGTAaaaaaggattttatttattcacttttaatTGGTTTTGAAACAAGAAGGGACTCTAGAAAAAGAATGCTTTCCCTGTGACATGTAGAAGGCAGAGCCATGTGTTTGCAGTCCTTTTCTGCAGAGTTAAACTCCGGAGGTCTTTGTAGAGAGGCCATCCCATCACACACATTGTTGGAGCACAGAAAGACAGAAGTGTCTAAAACCTTTCATTGCACATGTCGTGGCCCCGGCAGCATCTGAAGTCCACCAGATAGCtgccccattttatttttttcacattaGCACAGTTCTTTAAGCAGCCCATGAATTTTAACCACATGGTACCATCCTCTGCAGAAGAAAGGGAACAGATCAGCAACCTTGGAAGAGGATTCTGTAAATCTACTTCTCCCCAACGCACACTGGTATCTAAAAATCACCACATGTGGTTCATACTCCAGTATTCAGATGTGAAGGATTGGAAGCTGGAGGctacccaaaagaaaataaatggtgAGTGGTTTTAAGATTTTACTAGAGGTAGAAAGGCCATCATGAGAGGCTTAGATGCATCTGGGATTACCACTGTGAGAGTTTCTACTGAAAACCTCAATGCCTGGATATCACTGAGGGTAGGAGACTAGTGAAACCATGTAAATCTTACTCATAAGGAGATATAACCAGGGCATATTCCTGACACTGGGCTCTTCTATTTTCATAGCTTGGCGCCATTCATGCAAAACCTTGGGCAGGTACACAAAGAACAGCTTTCATTACCAACCAACTGGTCTCCAGAGTGTATTAACTCCATCTCTTCTGCATTtgacccccatcccccaccccaacccccgtTCTTTCCAGGATCTTACTGTTGCCTTGAATACCATCCCTGCTTCAGCAGCTACcaccatttctttgtttttttttttatcatggtgCATTATGGGTATTACCAGCTACTTTAGGAGTGAGGTTGTCTACAGTAACCAGAAGTTCCTTCGATCCTTCCCCTCAAGGCCCACACatcccactttctctttcctgtttttgctTCTTGATCCCACCACTCACTTTTGAAGATTTTTCCAGCCATGCAGGCCTCTTCTACTGTTGCAGTACATATTCCTCTACCTCTGCTGCACTTTTCTCCTGGGAACTGGAGGTGGCACATCCTGCACTGCACAATTTCCACAACTTgaagagaggtgggagaggagaagTTACTACCTGCAAAGAGCCTATCCTCTACTTCAAGTGTGAATCCTGCTTACAGCTGGGAGTGTCCTGAACCCCCACACCCATCAAAGCATGAGGATAAGTAAAACCAGAAGGGTGGCAGTTTATGGTCCCAGAGGCCTCAGCTTAGAAGTCTGACAGGGATAAAAAGTGGAAGGCACAAGGGAGAGAGAAACATCAGTGCCAAGATGACCAGGCTAGGGCTTTTTGTACTTACCA from Rattus norvegicus strain BN/NHsdMcwi chromosome 8, GRCr8, whole genome shotgun sequence includes:
- the Pate1 gene encoding prostate and testis expressed protein 1 precursor yields the protein MFKPHLLRCLTLLCYLRVFFGSLPGDANKPDKVLIHENNNVVEIVQCRMCHLQFPGEKCSRGRGICTATVEEACMAGKIFKKDGTMWLKFMGCLKNCANVKKIKWGSYLVDFRCCRGHDMCNERF